The following proteins are co-located in the Deinococcus metallilatus genome:
- a CDS encoding S-layer homology domain-containing protein: MKKSLFVLTAALSFGVAAAQTAAPATPAPAPATATPATAAPASAPQVPTLTDVPAGHWAKDAIDRLVSRGIILGYPDGTFRGTQNLTRYEAAVIIARLLDQIRTGDVSTTNITQEDLMALQNAIQELAADLTALGVRVSDLEENAVSRDDFSRLEARVEALAAANGDQTALTDLRTQIDALTGRVDELSGNYDALRADVDDNASSIAALNDLTVLLNQDILNLQDRVSAVESAQADFVQRSDFDNLAGRVGTIDTRVTALENAPKFSVTGSITATYGALGLTAGTTNFDVDRLTRQTFADGAFSTGVNCPGGTYAASGNPVSCVDTNNSFTSGDVVFGVKATNLTTANGQIVVNNAGVNFEAFGGNAFNNLPNDVGVRINSATADGTISGQKFDVRYESYNSKFKFNDYLFANDNDTENAVYRRGVVANITATQLPLQPKITVVAGTAATNTGRLDSNTGGPQQNILVGNYYGVRASINPGGYGTLGLSFAQNNGNRTAFGVDYDLGFGAKDAEGNSPFTLTGAYVASIPQTAAGFATGGGTFQNALNSRDQAFFTEGKANLGIVNFGANFRAIDPQFANGVAGMSANDSGYYYGAQGLKSSMPYAPNQVGFGAGIGTNLGPVALAAYGDSYVPYLNGDRNTSFGVSAGAKLAGFKLVGFYNRSTLNNGLIHADLNYAGPGASGFSYNSTTPYMDIADVPFAWSSTTGAVLSHDGTATNALVKGLNFTVADAYFYGDRINDFQVYGNYSGTFGGVKVEPFARYHLFTTPNDTPVDYNGTPTNAADDARTYNTVKYGVKLSTQPLTGVPLQPSLFFNIANRISNVGRGVQVAGGSVTELFGQTGITFNQFLAPNMKASLGYAYYQGFNLGSTTTASSASGATATYSATADRFYRSPLGGASDPYTGGNFGTQSGILQGVFAQVNWNGLAANYGIFRHTDLDTPSQSGVAQGFKVSYTFNF; encoded by the coding sequence ATGAAAAAGAGCCTGTTCGTTCTCACTGCTGCGCTGTCCTTCGGCGTCGCTGCCGCGCAGACTGCGGCTCCGGCCACTCCGGCCCCCGCACCGGCGACTGCGACTCCGGCCACTGCGGCTCCGGCGAGCGCACCCCAGGTGCCCACGCTGACCGACGTGCCTGCGGGGCACTGGGCCAAGGACGCCATCGACCGCCTGGTCAGCCGCGGCATCATCCTGGGCTACCCGGACGGCACCTTCCGCGGCACGCAGAACCTGACCCGCTACGAGGCCGCCGTGATCATCGCGCGCCTCCTCGACCAGATCCGCACTGGTGACGTGAGCACGACCAACATCACCCAGGAAGATCTGATGGCCCTCCAGAACGCCATTCAGGAGCTGGCCGCCGATCTGACGGCCCTGGGTGTGCGCGTCAGCGACCTGGAAGAGAACGCCGTGAGCCGCGACGACTTCAGCCGCCTCGAGGCGCGCGTCGAAGCACTCGCTGCGGCCAACGGCGACCAGACCGCCCTGACCGACCTCCGCACCCAGATCGACGCGCTGACGGGCCGCGTCGACGAACTCAGCGGCAACTACGATGCCCTGCGCGCCGACGTTGACGACAACGCCAGCAGCATCGCGGCCCTGAACGACCTGACCGTTCTGCTGAACCAGGACATCCTGAACCTCCAGGACCGCGTGAGCGCCGTCGAGAGCGCGCAGGCTGACTTCGTGCAGCGCAGCGACTTCGACAACCTCGCGGGCCGCGTGGGCACCATCGACACCCGCGTGACCGCCCTGGAGAACGCACCCAAGTTCAGCGTGACCGGCTCGATCACGGCCACCTACGGCGCCCTGGGTCTGACCGCCGGGACCACCAACTTCGACGTGGACCGCCTGACCCGCCAGACCTTCGCGGACGGCGCGTTCAGCACCGGCGTGAACTGCCCCGGCGGCACCTACGCTGCTTCCGGCAACCCCGTGAGCTGCGTGGACACCAACAACTCGTTCACAAGTGGCGACGTCGTCTTCGGCGTCAAGGCCACCAACCTGACCACCGCGAACGGCCAGATCGTGGTGAACAACGCGGGCGTGAACTTCGAGGCCTTCGGTGGCAATGCGTTCAACAACCTCCCCAATGACGTGGGCGTGAGGATCAACAGCGCCACCGCCGACGGCACCATCTCGGGGCAGAAGTTCGACGTTCGCTACGAGTCGTACAACAGCAAGTTCAAGTTCAACGACTACCTCTTCGCCAACGACAACGACACGGAAAACGCCGTGTACCGCCGTGGCGTCGTGGCGAACATCACCGCGACCCAACTGCCCCTCCAGCCCAAGATCACGGTCGTGGCGGGCACTGCGGCCACCAACACGGGCAGGCTGGACTCCAACACCGGTGGCCCCCAGCAGAACATCCTCGTCGGCAACTACTACGGTGTGCGCGCCAGCATCAATCCCGGCGGCTACGGCACCCTGGGCCTGTCCTTCGCGCAGAACAACGGCAACCGTACGGCCTTCGGCGTGGACTATGACTTGGGCTTCGGCGCGAAGGATGCTGAAGGCAACTCGCCCTTCACCCTGACGGGTGCGTATGTCGCCAGCATTCCCCAGACGGCTGCGGGCTTCGCGACGGGTGGCGGCACGTTCCAGAACGCCCTCAACAGCCGTGACCAGGCCTTCTTCACCGAAGGCAAGGCCAACCTGGGTATCGTGAACTTCGGCGCAAACTTCCGCGCGATTGATCCTCAGTTTGCCAACGGTGTGGCGGGCATGTCGGCCAACGACTCGGGGTACTACTACGGCGCGCAGGGCCTCAAGTCCAGCATGCCCTACGCCCCCAATCAGGTCGGCTTCGGCGCCGGGATCGGCACCAACCTCGGCCCTGTGGCCCTCGCGGCCTACGGCGACAGCTACGTGCCCTACCTGAACGGTGACCGCAACACCAGCTTCGGTGTGAGCGCCGGGGCGAAGCTGGCGGGCTTCAAGCTGGTCGGCTTCTACAACCGCTCCACGCTCAACAACGGCCTGATCCATGCGGACCTGAACTACGCCGGTCCCGGGGCCAGCGGCTTCTCGTACAACAGCACCACCCCCTACATGGACATCGCGGACGTGCCCTTCGCGTGGTCCAGCACGACCGGTGCGGTTCTGAGCCATGATGGCACGGCCACCAACGCGCTCGTCAAGGGTCTGAACTTCACCGTTGCCGACGCCTACTTCTACGGCGACCGCATCAACGACTTCCAGGTCTACGGTAACTACAGCGGTACCTTCGGCGGCGTGAAGGTCGAGCCGTTCGCCCGTTATCACCTCTTCACCACGCCCAACGACACTCCGGTGGACTACAACGGCACGCCCACCAATGCGGCGGACGATGCCCGCACCTACAACACCGTCAAGTACGGCGTGAAGCTCAGCACCCAGCCCCTCACGGGTGTTCCGCTCCAGCCCAGCCTGTTCTTCAACATCGCCAACCGCATCAGCAACGTGGGTCGCGGCGTGCAGGTGGCGGGCGGCTCGGTCACCGAGCTGTTCGGCCAGACCGGGATCACCTTCAACCAGTTCCTGGCGCCTAACATGAAGGCCAGCCTCGGCTACGCCTACTACCAGGGCTTCAACCTGGGCAGCACGACCACGGCCAGCAGCGCCAGCGGTGCCACGGCGACCTACAGCGCGACCGCTGACCGCTTCTACCGCAGCCCCCTGGGTGGCGCGAGCGACCCCTACACGGGCGGTAACTTCGGCACCCAGTCCGGCATTCTCCAGGGTGTGTTTGCCCAGGTCAACTGGAACGGTCTGGCGGCCAACTACGGCATCTTCCGCCACACCGACCTCGACACGCCTTCGCAGAGCGGCGTTGCCCAGGGCTTCAAGGTCAGCTACACCTTCAACTTCTAA
- a CDS encoding manganese-dependent inorganic pyrophosphatase has translation MLAVFGHTNPDTDAIASALVYARLLTRQGVPAQAYRLGELNFETPFVLREAGVEAPPRLPELEAGTPVALVDHNESAQSAPNLAELTVTRVVDHHKLGDLTTAQPAYLRFEPLGCTSTILLKLHREANLPVERVDARLMLSAILSDTLHFRSPTTTAEDREAVAFLAPIAGVEDVEAYALAMFAAKSDLGDTPAETLLKMDYKVFPFGDPAQLQRWGIGVIETTNPGYVLGRQAELLAAMDQARAEDGLNGILLSVVDILHETNVTLVLSATEEKVLREAFGAEVENGRADLGHRISRKKQIVPTLETYFAPEA, from the coding sequence ATGCTGGCTGTTTTTGGACACACCAACCCTGACACCGACGCCATCGCTTCTGCCCTGGTCTATGCCCGGCTGCTGACCCGCCAGGGTGTGCCTGCGCAGGCCTACCGCCTGGGCGAGCTGAATTTCGAGACGCCCTTCGTGCTGCGCGAGGCGGGCGTGGAGGCGCCGCCCCGGCTGCCCGAGCTGGAGGCTGGCACCCCGGTGGCCCTGGTGGACCACAACGAGAGCGCGCAGTCGGCGCCGAACCTGGCGGAGTTGACCGTGACGCGGGTGGTGGACCATCACAAGCTGGGCGACCTGACGACGGCGCAGCCCGCTTACCTGCGCTTCGAGCCGCTGGGCTGCACGTCCACGATCCTGCTGAAGCTGCACCGGGAAGCGAACCTGCCGGTCGAGCGGGTGGACGCGCGGCTGATGCTGAGCGCGATTCTGAGTGACACTCTGCACTTCCGCAGCCCGACGACTACGGCGGAGGACCGGGAGGCGGTGGCCTTCCTGGCGCCTATTGCCGGAGTGGAGGACGTGGAGGCGTATGCTCTGGCGATGTTCGCGGCCAAGAGCGACCTGGGCGACACGCCCGCCGAGACGCTGCTGAAGATGGATTACAAGGTCTTCCCCTTCGGGGACCCGGCGCAGCTCCAACGCTGGGGCATCGGCGTGATCGAGACGACCAACCCCGGTTACGTGCTGGGCCGTCAGGCGGAACTGCTGGCCGCGATGGACCAGGCGCGCGCCGAGGACGGCCTGAACGGTATCCTGCTGTCGGTGGTGGACATCCTGCACGAGACGAACGTGACGCTGGTGCTGTCGGCCACCGAGGAGAAGGTGCTGCGCGAGGCGTTCGGCGCCGAGGTGGAGAACGGGCGCGCGGACCTGGGGCACCGCATCAGCCGCAAGAAGCAGATCGTGCCGACGCTGGAGACGTACTTCGCGCCGGAGGCGTGA
- a CDS encoding bifunctional folylpolyglutamate synthase/dihydrofolate synthase, producing MTDLDWLFARQRFGVHPGLTRVRALLARLDDPQQAFRTVLVGGTNGKGSTAATLAAMLTAGGERAGLFTSPHLTRFSERFVVAGQERPEEEVLDALHRVRPHAEAVEASFFEVVTALGCLLFAEAGVTTAVMEVGLGGRLDATNALDPGLSVITNIALDHTEILGETREAIAREKAGILRAGRPAVTGVAADLLPLLEAQGADLWVLGREVKVEALPLGWDGWDVRVGMPKTALTFRTPLLGAHGARNAALAAAAAHRLGVGEEAIHAGAANVRWPGRLEVLPWRGGRVLLDGAHNPDGARALAEALRGLDVGRLPIVFGAAADKDIAGVAEALRPLASEVILTRAVLSPRAADPAALAPSFAGVPVRLADTPADALDRLPPAGLAVVCGSLYLIGEVRPLLLGEAGERRERWQ from the coding sequence ATGACCGATCTGGACTGGTTGTTCGCGCGGCAACGCTTTGGCGTCCATCCCGGCCTCACGCGGGTGCGGGCGCTGCTCGCGCGTCTGGACGATCCGCAGCAGGCCTTCCGTACGGTACTGGTGGGCGGCACCAACGGGAAGGGCAGCACTGCCGCCACGCTCGCGGCCATGCTGACGGCGGGGGGCGAGCGAGCGGGCCTCTTCACCAGTCCGCATCTGACGCGCTTCTCCGAGCGGTTCGTGGTGGCCGGGCAGGAACGGCCGGAGGAGGAGGTGCTGGACGCCCTGCACCGGGTGCGCCCGCACGCCGAGGCGGTGGAGGCCTCCTTCTTCGAGGTCGTGACCGCCCTGGGGTGCCTGCTGTTCGCGGAGGCGGGCGTCACGACCGCCGTGATGGAAGTTGGGCTGGGGGGACGGCTGGATGCCACAAACGCGCTGGACCCGGGGTTGAGCGTGATCACGAACATCGCGCTGGATCACACCGAGATTCTGGGCGAGACACGTGAAGCCATCGCACGTGAGAAGGCAGGCATTCTCCGGGCGGGACGGCCCGCTGTGACGGGCGTGGCGGCGGACCTCCTGCCCCTGCTGGAAGCACAGGGGGCCGACCTGTGGGTGCTGGGCCGTGAGGTAAAAGTAGAGGCCTTGCCGCTCGGCTGGGACGGCTGGGACGTGCGGGTGGGGATGCCGAAAACGGCCCTGACCTTCCGCACGCCGCTGCTGGGGGCACACGGGGCACGGAACGCGGCGCTGGCGGCGGCGGCCGCTCACCGGCTGGGGGTGGGGGAGGAGGCCATCCATGCGGGGGCGGCAAACGTCCGCTGGCCGGGCCGCCTGGAAGTGCTGCCCTGGCGCGGCGGGCGCGTGCTGCTGGACGGGGCGCACAACCCGGACGGGGCACGGGCGCTGGCGGAGGCGCTGCGGGGCCTGGATGTGGGGCGCCTGCCCATCGTCTTCGGCGCGGCGGCGGACAAGGACATCGCGGGGGTGGCGGAGGCGCTGCGTCCGCTGGCGTCCGAGGTGATCCTCACGCGCGCCGTCCTGAGTCCCCGCGCCGCCGACCCCGCCGCGCTCGCGCCGTCCTTCGCGGGAGTGCCGGTGCGGCTGGCGGATACCCCTGCGGACGCCCTGGACCGGCTGCCGCCCGCTGGCCTCGCGGTGGTGTGCGGCAGCCTGTACCTGATCGGGGAGGTGCGGCCCCTCCTGCTCGGGGAAGCGGGGGAGAGGCGGGAACGCTGGCAGTGA
- a CDS encoding carboxypeptidase M32: MSMDELKRRLGQVSDLYAAAGLMSWDQETLMPEEAARVRGLQMATLEGLAHELFTGARTTELLEAAREPQDETEAAVLRVTRRDHAKATRLPTEFVEEAARARNEAHHAWLDARQRSDFATFAPHLEKMMDLARRQADLLGYEEHPYDALLDEYEPGMRASQVEPVFADLRDRTLPLLRRIVAAGDAADYSVLTRPFAPEAQKAFAWRVAGEAFGLKPEFARQDESAHPFQTNFSRSDLRITTRVEDYWPACLFGTWHETGHAMYERGISERWERTPVSRGASLGVHESQSRMFENLLARSRPFWERYFPHLAEAAPEVVAGLDAETLYRAVNRVSPSLIRVEADEVTYNFHVMLRFELELALLEGRLKVHELPEAWNARMQAYLGLTPPNDALGVLQDIHWSSGLIGYFPTYTLGNLLSVQLLEAAKRDPAVAAGIEHAEYGPLLAWLVENVHQHGRSLTPTQIAERATGRPLTADPYVAYLQEKYAGIYGLKAED, encoded by the coding sequence ATGAGCATGGACGAACTGAAGCGCCGTCTCGGTCAGGTGAGCGACCTGTACGCCGCCGCCGGGCTGATGTCCTGGGACCAGGAAACGCTGATGCCCGAGGAGGCCGCCCGCGTGCGTGGCCTCCAGATGGCGACCCTGGAGGGCCTGGCCCACGAGCTGTTCACGGGGGCGCGCACCACCGAGTTGCTGGAGGCGGCACGCGAACCCCAGGACGAGACGGAGGCGGCCGTCCTGCGCGTCACGCGCCGCGACCACGCGAAAGCCACCCGCCTGCCGACCGAGTTCGTGGAAGAGGCCGCCCGCGCCCGCAACGAGGCGCACCACGCCTGGCTGGACGCGCGGCAACGCAGCGACTTCGCCACCTTCGCGCCGCACCTCGAAAAGATGATGGACCTGGCGCGGCGACAGGCCGACCTGCTCGGCTACGAGGAACATCCCTACGACGCCCTGCTGGACGAGTATGAACCGGGAATGCGCGCCTCACAGGTGGAACCGGTGTTCGCCGACCTGCGTGACCGCACGCTGCCGCTGCTGCGCCGGATCGTGGCCGCCGGGGATGCCGCCGACTACAGCGTGCTGACGCGCCCCTTCGCGCCCGAAGCGCAGAAGGCGTTCGCCTGGCGCGTGGCGGGAGAGGCGTTCGGCCTGAAACCGGAGTTCGCGCGGCAGGACGAGAGCGCCCACCCCTTCCAGACCAACTTCAGCCGCAGCGACCTGCGGATCACCACCCGTGTGGAGGACTACTGGCCCGCCTGTCTGTTCGGAACCTGGCACGAAACCGGGCACGCGATGTACGAGCGCGGTATCTCGGAACGCTGGGAACGCACGCCGGTTTCCCGCGGCGCCAGCCTGGGCGTCCACGAGAGCCAGTCGCGGATGTTCGAGAACCTGCTGGCCCGCTCCCGCCCCTTCTGGGAAAGGTACTTCCCGCACCTCGCGGAGGCCGCGCCGGAAGTCGTGGCGGGGCTGGACGCCGAAACGCTCTACCGCGCCGTCAATCGCGTCAGCCCCAGCCTGATCCGCGTGGAGGCCGACGAGGTCACCTACAACTTCCACGTGATGCTGCGCTTCGAGCTGGAACTCGCGCTGCTGGAAGGCCGCCTGAAGGTGCATGAACTGCCCGAAGCCTGGAACGCCAGGATGCAGGCGTACCTGGGCCTCACGCCGCCGAACGACGCCCTGGGCGTCTTGCAGGACATCCACTGGTCTTCGGGCCTGATCGGCTACTTCCCGACCTACACGCTCGGGAACCTGCTGAGCGTGCAACTGCTCGAAGCGGCAAAACGTGACCCGGCCGTCGCCGCAGGCATCGAACATGCCGAGTACGGCCCCCTGCTGGCCTGGCTGGTCGAGAACGTCCACCAGCATGGCCGCAGCCTCACGCCCACCCAGATCGCCGAGCGGGCCACCGGCCGCCCTCTGACCGCCGATCCCTACGTCGCGTACCTGCAAGAGAAGTACGCGGGGATTTACGGGCTCAAGGCCGAGGACTGA
- a CDS encoding helix-turn-helix domain-containing protein: MKLHERLRELRSERGLRLKDVAETAGISVPYLSDLERGRTNPSLETLQTLAGAYTITVHDLLEGVEFYGDSTEGALPKGLADLVADPMLGGQITPDWVRTLSRIELRGKRPRDKQDWYEIYLHLKRILG; this comes from the coding sequence ATGAAACTGCACGAACGACTCCGCGAACTGCGCAGCGAACGCGGGCTGCGGCTCAAGGACGTGGCGGAAACCGCTGGAATCAGCGTTCCGTACCTCAGCGACCTGGAACGCGGGCGCACCAACCCCAGCCTGGAAACCCTCCAGACGCTGGCGGGCGCCTACACGATCACCGTCCACGACCTGCTGGAGGGCGTCGAGTTCTACGGCGACTCCACCGAGGGCGCGCTTCCCAAGGGCCTGGCCGATCTGGTGGCCGACCCCATGCTGGGCGGACAGATCACGCCCGACTGGGTGCGGACCCTGTCCCGCATCGAGCTGCGCGGCAAGCGTCCGCGCGACAAGCAGGACTGGTACGAGATCTATCTGCATCTCAAGCGCATCCTGGGCTGA
- a CDS encoding polymer-forming cytoskeletal protein, with protein sequence MGAKGGESWLDLLHREADGDLTEAERAQLVLLEQDTTFSEVRQHLAHATGALQALRPPGLPHSLAEEVASDIAWSMRLRAAPPAPSSVAARVASEVGLSQRLSLAAGPALPRSVAQDVAAEVRASTWVGAAPVLPRSLAPTVAAEVGWAARLERPSPPLPASAAGPLAARIAREVGGGAATPAPTPARHNPAPLLLVSGLLVGLTLLGITSAWPNLAAGATVLQTLVAQVSPLAGVGLVLLLAVSLLIAWRPTPAVQRLGAGAFALSAVLTLPPLYQAFGRSGVTVGHDVTVHGRVAGNVVALGGNVILARDAQVQGEVITLFGDVRREAGASVAGRVNTLLGHAPGDATALQTAPPTGASLATASAFRPLLGWLGGAAWSRIFVVLTGGMLLLLFVAGAAPVLARRQRHAPLLTLALGVLALALLIGPALGLALAGLLVPALLASAFALLLVATGLSVSAYDAGRAVAYRLRLPAPDALGALLGLGAVAATLSLPPLALTCALVGGAWGTGTLLLTRPGREAES encoded by the coding sequence ATGGGCGCGAAGGGGGGTGAATCCTGGCTGGACCTGCTGCACCGCGAGGCGGACGGTGACCTCACCGAGGCCGAGCGGGCGCAACTGGTCCTGCTGGAACAGGACACCACCTTCAGCGAGGTCCGGCAACACCTCGCCCACGCGACCGGGGCTCTCCAGGCGCTGCGTCCCCCCGGCCTGCCCCACAGCCTGGCGGAAGAGGTGGCCTCCGACATCGCCTGGTCCATGCGCTTGCGGGCCGCACCACCCGCGCCGTCCTCAGTCGCGGCGCGGGTCGCTTCGGAGGTGGGGCTGAGCCAGCGCCTCTCCCTGGCCGCTGGCCCCGCGCTGCCGCGTAGTGTGGCGCAGGACGTGGCGGCAGAAGTGCGGGCGTCCACCTGGGTGGGTGCGGCCCCGGTCCTGCCCCGCAGCCTCGCGCCCACCGTCGCCGCCGAGGTGGGCTGGGCCGCGCGGCTGGAGCGGCCCTCCCCTCCCCTTCCGGCCTCGGCGGCCGGTCCGCTGGCCGCCCGGATCGCGCGGGAGGTGGGGGGCGGGGCCGCAACGCCCGCACCCACCCCGGCCAGGCACAATCCCGCACCGCTGCTGCTGGTGTCGGGGCTGCTGGTCGGCCTGACGCTGCTGGGGATCACCAGCGCGTGGCCGAACCTGGCGGCCGGGGCGACCGTGTTGCAGACCCTGGTCGCGCAGGTGTCGCCCCTGGCCGGGGTCGGGCTGGTGCTGCTGCTGGCGGTGAGCCTCCTGATCGCCTGGCGGCCCACGCCAGCGGTGCAGCGCCTGGGGGCGGGGGCCTTCGCGCTCTCGGCCGTCCTGACCCTGCCCCCGCTCTATCAGGCGTTCGGACGCAGCGGGGTCACGGTCGGCCACGATGTCACCGTTCACGGCCGGGTCGCGGGGAACGTGGTCGCGCTGGGCGGGAACGTCATCCTGGCCCGGGACGCCCAGGTGCAGGGCGAGGTGATCACGCTGTTCGGGGACGTGCGGCGGGAAGCCGGGGCGAGTGTGGCGGGCCGCGTGAACACGCTGCTGGGCCACGCCCCCGGTGACGCGACCGCCCTCCAGACCGCGCCCCCCACCGGCGCGAGCCTGGCGACCGCCTCCGCCTTCCGGCCCCTGCTGGGGTGGCTGGGCGGCGCGGCGTGGAGCCGGATCTTCGTGGTGCTGACCGGCGGCATGCTGCTGCTGCTGTTCGTGGCCGGAGCCGCCCCCGTACTGGCGCGGCGGCAGCGCCACGCGCCCCTGCTGACCCTCGCGCTGGGGGTGCTGGCCCTGGCTCTCCTGATCGGCCCGGCGCTGGGGCTGGCGCTGGCGGGACTGCTGGTGCCCGCGCTGCTGGCCAGCGCCTTTGCGCTGCTGCTGGTGGCGACCGGTCTGAGCGTCAGCGCCTATGACGCGGGCCGCGCGGTGGCCTACCGTCTGCGGCTGCCCGCGCCGGATGCCCTGGGGGCGCTGCTGGGTCTGGGGGCCGTCGCCGCGACGCTCAGCCTGCCGCCGCTGGCCCTGACCTGCGCGCTGGTTGGTGGGGCCTGGGGAACGGGTACGCTGCTCCTGACCCGCCCGGGGCGGGAAGCCGAATCGTAA
- the moaC gene encoding cyclic pyranopterin monophosphate synthase MoaC yields the protein MVDVTGKAATTRTATAEGWVRLPPEARAALEAGTNPKGDPLTVARLGGLAGSKRTADLILLCHPIPVTGADVRVTLEEAGVRIEATVRTTAPTGVEMEALTAVTVAALNVYDMLKAASKAIEITGVRLLAKTGGKSGDYATAERAG from the coding sequence ATGGTGGACGTGACCGGGAAGGCCGCCACCACGCGCACCGCGACCGCCGAGGGATGGGTCAGGCTCCCGCCGGAGGCCCGGGCCGCCCTGGAGGCGGGGACCAACCCCAAAGGGGACCCGTTGACCGTCGCGCGGTTGGGGGGCCTGGCAGGCAGCAAACGCACGGCGGACCTGATCCTGCTCTGCCACCCGATTCCCGTGACCGGTGCCGACGTGCGCGTCACGCTGGAGGAGGCGGGGGTACGGATCGAGGCGACCGTCCGCACGACCGCCCCGACCGGAGTGGAGATGGAGGCCCTGACCGCCGTGACCGTGGCCGCCCTGAACGTGTACGACATGCTCAAGGCGGCCAGTAAGGCCATCGAGATCACGGGCGTGCGCCTGCTCGCCAAAACGGGGGGCAAGAGCGGTGACTACGCCACGGCGGAACGTGCAGGCTAG
- a CDS encoding YceD family protein, translated as MIDTPHIHLGSLLRSSSDAHAEGELDHLTYEQGGSEQTLRFARPAPYEVDVNPLGGGEMYLQGRFEPTLILECARCLRDVEVPLDLKLGTLLRYEPSVDAPYLEEAETGEEVLVFGDPDLDLSAYLAETALLAAPLSVLHAPDCKGLCQVCGHDLNEGPCEHSAQVPVEEIDDELGTPEGSAHARQNPFTALRDLKLPED; from the coding sequence ATGATCGACACGCCCCACATTCACCTGGGTTCGCTGCTGCGGTCGTCTTCGGACGCGCACGCGGAGGGCGAACTGGATCACCTCACCTACGAGCAGGGCGGCAGCGAGCAGACCCTGCGCTTTGCGCGCCCGGCCCCCTACGAAGTGGATGTCAATCCCCTCGGCGGCGGGGAGATGTACCTTCAGGGCCGCTTCGAGCCGACGCTGATTCTGGAGTGTGCCCGCTGCCTGCGCGACGTGGAAGTGCCGCTGGACCTGAAGCTGGGCACCCTGCTGCGCTACGAGCCGTCCGTGGACGCCCCCTATCTGGAGGAGGCCGAGACGGGCGAGGAGGTGCTGGTCTTCGGGGACCCCGACCTAGACCTGAGCGCCTACCTGGCCGAAACCGCGCTGCTGGCTGCCCCCCTGAGCGTGCTGCACGCGCCCGACTGCAAGGGGCTGTGCCAGGTCTGCGGCCACGACCTGAACGAGGGGCCGTGCGAGCACAGCGCGCAGGTGCCCGTCGAGGAGATCGACGACGAGCTGGGCACCCCCGAAGGGTCCGCCCACGCCCGGCAGAACCCGTTCACGGCGCTGCGGGACCTGAAGCTCCCGGAGGACTGA
- a CDS encoding peroxiredoxin — MTDLSALPANLPAPLDDGACDHLPGARVPSVPLPTSAGNWVDLAGLPGRTVLYIYPRTGRPDGPLPEGWDLIPGARGCTPQSCAFRDHHAELQAAGARVFGLSTQDTAYQREAAGRLHLPFPLLSDAELRLAAALRLPTFEVEGQTLLQRVTLMLREGVVEHVFYLVFPPDRNAADVLAWLAAHPA; from the coding sequence TTGACGGACCTCTCCGCTCTCCCCGCGAACCTCCCCGCCCCGCTGGACGACGGCGCCTGCGATCACCTGCCGGGGGCGAGGGTCCCTTCAGTGCCTCTGCCCACCTCGGCGGGCAACTGGGTGGACCTCGCAGGGTTGCCGGGGAGGACGGTGCTGTACATCTACCCGCGCACGGGGAGGCCGGATGGACCCCTACCGGAGGGCTGGGACCTGATCCCGGGGGCGCGGGGCTGCACGCCGCAGTCGTGCGCTTTTCGGGACCACCACGCCGAGTTGCAGGCGGCGGGGGCGCGGGTCTTCGGCCTGAGTACCCAGGACACGGCCTATCAGCGGGAGGCGGCTGGGCGGCTCCACCTCCCCTTCCCGCTGCTGTCGGACGCGGAACTGCGGCTGGCGGCAGCCCTTCGGCTCCCGACCTTCGAGGTGGAGGGGCAGACGCTCCTGCAAAGGGTGACGCTGATGCTGCGGGAAGGCGTGGTGGAACACGTCTTTTACCTGGTGTTCCCGCCCGACCGCAACGCGGCGGACGTGCTGGCCTGGCTGGCCGCGCATCCCGCCTGA